From Thalassovita sp.:
CCATCCACGACCAGACGACCAGCCTGCAGGATCAAGGTGCGGTTTGACAGCGCCAGAATGGGGGTGCGGTGGGTCGCGATCAGCGCGGTGCGCCCCTGCAGCCAGCCCTCAAGCCGGCTGACCAGTGTCCGTTCCAACGTCTGATCCAAGGCGGCGGTCGGTTCGTCCAGCAACACAATCGAAGGGTTCTGCAGCCACAGACGCGCCCAGCCGATTGACTGACGCTGCCCGATCGACAGGCCTTCGCCGCCATCGCGGATCTGCAGGTCCAGCCCTTGCGGATGTGCCCGCAGGAAGGGGCCTAGGCCGGCAAATTCCAGTGCCTGCATCAGGCGGTCATCATCCCGCTCCAACTGATTGAGGTTCAGGTTGTCGCGCAGCGAGCCGGCAAACAGGCGGATATCCTGACTGAGGTAGCCGATCCCCCGGCGCAGGTCGCGCGGATCGATCTGGGACATGTCGGTGCCGTCCAGCATCACTCGTCCCTTGCTGGGCGCATAAAGACCCGACAGCAGCTTCAGCAGGGTCGATTTGCCAGATCCGTTAGCGCCCAGAATGGTGACACGCTGACCGGGTTTGATCACCACGGCAGGCACGTCCAACGTGGCTGGGCCGTCCTCATCATAGGCGAAGTGAACCTCGCGCAGCTCAAACTGGCCCTGAAACTTATCACGGCGCAGATAACGCCGTTCGCTGTCGCGCTCCTGCGGGGCAAGGGCGATGGTATCAAGGCTTTCCAGTGCCGCTTTTACATTGCTCCAACGGGCCAGTGTACCGGCAAACTGGGTCAGCGGCGCTAGGGTGCGGCTGGTCAGGATGCCTGTGGCGATGATGGTGCCGACGGTGAATTGCCCGGCAAAGACAAGGTAGGTGCCGATGACGACAGTGGCGATATAAGTGGTCTGCTGCACGCCCTGCGACCAGTAGGTTAGGGTGGATGACAGGCGCCGCTGCTCTGCCGAGGCATGGGAGGATACTGCGTTCAGCTCATCCCAAAGCCGCAGAATACGGTCTTCGCCGCGTTGTGTTTTCACCGTGTCCAGCTCGCTCACCACCTCCTGCAGCAACCGGCCCGCCTTGGCAGAGGCGCCTTGGGTCTGACGGGTCAGTGCGATCATGCGCTTTTGCAGCACATAGGCGGGCAGCACCATCAGGATACCGCCAAGGACCAGAACCCAGACCAGATTGCCTGCAATTGACGCCACCAGCGCCAGGAACAACAGGATAAAGGGCATATCCGCCAATACAGCGATGGTGGAGGAGGTAAAGAACTCGCGCACAGACCCGAAATCGCGCATCGCGGCAAACAGGCCTGAGGGGGGCAGGGCGCGCTGGTCCGATCGCATCCCCAGAAGGCGGCGCATCAGCATGTTCTGGATCGACAGTTCCATCCGCCGCCCGGCCGCATCCGACAGACGCGCGCGGGCCAGTTTCAACAGGCCTTCCAGCCCGATGGCCATGATGGCACCAATGGCCAGCACCCAAAGCGTCGCCTCGGATTGATGCGGGATCACCCGGTCATAGACCTGCAGCG
This genomic window contains:
- a CDS encoding type I secretion system permease/ATPase, whose translation is MSQKGPVILSINPTVPKTAKPANTPGHAQATPEPSPTAPVAPATPGPDTAPEIQSLIEGTAKRIQHRAALIVTLAGLHGEEVPLTDVAEYMWVQSPGDVSLKALAKALDHAGIAPKISQKVTPAPTLWPAIAEMSNGQSILILSQEDEVLTIYDTTCPDNRAEVPLAEFTPHFTGTILAAKTSLRQMAERHVPQLTKGHWFWGELPKFRRHISEIMLGSLVANVLAVAVALFSLQVYDRVIPHQSEATLWVLAIGAIMAIGLEGLLKLARARLSDAAGRRMELSIQNMLMRRLLGMRSDQRALPPSGLFAAMRDFGSVREFFTSSTIAVLADMPFILLFLALVASIAGNLVWVLVLGGILMVLPAYVLQKRMIALTRQTQGASAKAGRLLQEVVSELDTVKTQRGEDRILRLWDELNAVSSHASAEQRRLSSTLTYWSQGVQQTTYIATVVIGTYLVFAGQFTVGTIIATGILTSRTLAPLTQFAGTLARWSNVKAALESLDTIALAPQERDSERRYLRRDKFQGQFELREVHFAYDEDGPATLDVPAVVIKPGQRVTILGANGSGKSTLLKLLSGLYAPSKGRVMLDGTDMSQIDPRDLRRGIGYLSQDIRLFAGSLRDNLNLNQLERDDDRLMQALEFAGLGPFLRAHPQGLDLQIRDGGEGLSIGQRQSIGWARLWLQNPSIVLLDEPTAALDQTLERTLVSRLEGWLQGRTALIATHRTPILALSNRTLILQAGRLVVDGPREQVLAHLASGERG